A single genomic interval of Pyrus communis chromosome 5, drPyrComm1.1, whole genome shotgun sequence harbors:
- the LOC137733915 gene encoding inositol-tetrakisphosphate 1-kinase 2-like, which yields MSAHSYHSNTKQAKKQIRSIRKEEEEEMDPSTKSLVSESEAAPVRRYRIGYAFAPKKEQTFIQPSLLHHASRYGIDFVPISIPDSTTTAKTLIEQGPFDCIIHKIYGPHWNQHLKEYSSQYPQTLILDPPESIERLHNRVSMLDVFAAFELKPRQSGDKFQSKISVPKQVPVDHYPEGEEEAKLLAGLEFPVIAKPLLANGSTKSHEMCLIFSPKGLRSLLADTNSPILLQQFANHGGVVFKGYAIGEHVQCVKRRSLPDISKERVTALEEAVLPFSQISNSANDEHNLAHDPHEMPPLEFVEEAAKRIRVGLKLNFFNFDMIRDSKDPNSYFVIDINYFPGYAKLPNYEHAFTDFLLNLLSTSSHPQKQKELLQLKEEEGATSFESDVK from the coding sequence ATGAGTGCTCATTCTTACCATAGCAATACCAAACAAGCAAAAAAGCAAATCAGGTCAAtcaggaaggaggaggaggaagagatggATCCAAGCACAAAGTCACTAGTATCAGAATCAGAAGCAGCACCGGTCCGTCGCTACCGCATCGGGTACGCCTTCGCACCCAAAAAAGAGCAGACCTTCATCCAGCCCTCTCTCCTCCACCATGCCTCCCGATACGGCATCGATTTCGTCCCCATTTCAATCCCCGattccaccaccaccgccaagACCCTGATCGAGCAAGGCCCCTTCGATTGCATCATCCACAAGATCTACGGCCCCCACTGGAACCAACACCTCAAGGAATACTCGTCCCAGTATCCACAAACGCTCATTCTTGACCCGCCCGAGTCCATCGAGCGCCTCCACAATCGGGTCTCCATGCTCGACGTCTTCGCTGCCTTTGAATTGAAGCCGCGTCAGTCAGGCGACAAGTTCCAATCGAAGATCTCGGTGCCCAAACAGGTGCCGGTTGATCATTACCCGGAAGGCGAAGAAGAAGCTAAGTTGTTGGCTGGGTTGGAGTTTCCGGTGATTGCAAAGCCATTACTGGCGAATGGCAGCACCAAGTCGCACGAGATGTGTTTGATTTTTAGTCCCAAGGGGTTGCGCAGTCTTCTAGCCGATACTAATAGTCCCATTTTGCTGCAACAGTTTGCGAACCACGGCGGGGTGGTGTTCAAGGGTTACGCGATTGGGGAGCACGTCCAGTGCGTCAAGCGGAGGTCGCTGCCGGACATTTCGAAGGAGCGGGTGACCGCATTAGAAGAAGCGGTGCTTCCGTTTTCGCAGATATCAAATTCGGCGAATGACGAGCATAATCTGGCTCATGATCCTCACGAAATGCCTCCTCTGGAGTTTGTTGAGGAGGCGGCGAAGAGGATACGCGTGGGCCTCAAGCTCAACTTCTTCAACTTTGACATGATAAGAGATTCGAAGGACCCCAACAGCTATTTTGTGATCGACATCAACTACTTTCCTGGGTATGCCAAATTGCCTAACTATGAGCATGCCTTTACAGACTTTTTGCTGAATCTGCTTTCAACTAGTAGCCATCCCCAAAAGCAAAAGGAGCTGCTGCAgctcaaggaagaagaaggtgctACCAGTTTCGAGTCCGATGTCAAATAA
- the LOC137734590 gene encoding uncharacterized protein, whose amino-acid sequence MSYGLAAPAAAAYRYHYQTPPTEEEEEEEEEEEEEEETERKRKRKKKRQRGRDRGRDRERMMRILNFNLERFIEGSFSSTSLPFFLSSQRVRARPAGTEAGTGTGRVLDFSCGLSMALAGKGVIVDHQAFHNLTSSQLQHKGATIPESLSGLPLLVRGHSME is encoded by the exons ATGTCGTATGGGCTCGCTGCTCCTGCTGCCGCCGCCTATCGGTATCACTATCAGACGCCG CCGacggaggaagaggaagaggaagaggaagaggaagaggaagaggaagagacagagaggaagaggaagaggaagaagaagagacaGAGAGGAAGAGACAGaggaagagacagagagaggatGATGAGAATCCTCAACTTCAACTTGGAGCGGTTCATTGAAGGCTCATTCAGTTCAACATCCCTGCCTTTCTTCCTCTCCTCCCAACGCGTGC GGGCACGGCCGGCAGGGACGGAGGCAGGGACAGGGACAGGGAGGGTCCTCGATTTCTCGTGTGGTCTTAGCATGGCTTTGGCCGGCAAAGGTGTAATTGTCGACCACCAAGCTTTTCATAATTTGACCTCCTCTCAGCTTCAGCACAAGGGTGCAACAATTCCAG AATCATTGTCAGGACTTCCACTTCTTGTTAGAGGACATTCCATGGAATag
- the LOC137733955 gene encoding uncharacterized protein: protein MWLEIICGLIIYQLYRWFVSSDDDDVLDLETSDSKALFSVGDRLAKLYGGKVYVGLRIPDADTASPQTIDLVLVSEGEAAVVSVKNLSGLVSVNADGSWVCEGYSSNHKAQHLPDPVLETKKQASILESYLEQRGVALPQGYLSCKVILSNPKVCTIQSSNFPSEVVTYDQWVQLKPEPKNMFSGWFKGAFRGGKKEMQESVHQKLDFILSTAPTWDRLELKGSKYVLGEFLEFKGKQEDVQALKNIKRSKIGRLVVQKTSMLGFAPSRLQVLYSPRDYRSEGASASEWMEVNVRSSTEVLFQPENSSRVRKFKLSSIVSMSLSA, encoded by the exons ATGTGGTTAGAGATCATCTGCGGGCTGATAATATACCAGTTGTACAGGTGGTTCGTCTCCTCCGATGACGACGACGTCTTGGACCTGGAGACCTCTGATTCCAAGGCTCTCTTCTCCGTCGGTGACAGGCTGGCCAAGCTTTACGGCGGTAAGGTCTACGTCGGCCTTCGCATTCCCGATGCTGATACCGCTTCCCCTCAGACTATCGATTTGGTCCTCGTCTCCGAAGG ggaggCAGCGGTCGTGAGTGTAAAGAATTTATCAGGATTAGTTTCAGTGAATGCGGATGGCAGCTGGGTTTGTGAGGGCTACAGTAGTAATCACAAGGCACAGCACCTACCTGACCCT GTGTTGGAGACCAAAAAACAAGCTTCAATTCTTGAATCATATTTAGAACAAAGAGGAGTTGCTTTACCACAAggatatttgtcttgcaaagTAATCCTTTCCAATCCAAAAGTTTG TACCATTCAATCAAGCAATTTTCCATCAGAAGTCGTAACCTATGACCAGTGGGTGCAGCTGAAACCAGAACCAAAAAACATGTTTTCTGGTTGGTTTAAAGGTGCCTTCCGTGGTGGAAAGAAAGAGATGCAAGAATCTGTGCATCAGAAGCTTGATTTCATTCTTAGTACAGCTCCAACATGGGATAG GTTGGAGCTCAAAGGTAGTAAGTATGTTCTTGGAGAATTTCTAGAATTCAAGGGTAAGCAGGAAGATGTTCAGGCtttgaaaaatatcaaaagaTCAAAAATTGGCCGCCTTGTAGTCCAAAAGACGAGCATGCTTGGATTTG CCCCTTCGAGGCTTCAAGTTCTGTACTCGCCTCGTGATTATCGGAGCGAAGGAGCTTCAGCTTCTGAGTGGATGGAGGTAAATGTAAGGTCTAGTACAGAGGTCCTCTTCCAGCCAGAAAATTCTTCTAGAGTCCGCAAGTTTAAGCTCTCTTCGATCGTCTCTATGTCACTGAGTGCTTAA
- the LOC137733954 gene encoding cinnamoyl-CoA reductase-like SNL6, with protein sequence MASAADAICSFDDDGADEISPCSRTTTVCVMDASGRLGSSLVHRLLHRGYAVHAALQTHHRCFDDELVKKKKVSVFRSDPFDYHSIMDALKGCSALFYSFEPPSDHPTYDEFMAEAEVRAAHNVLEACAQTDTIHKVVFTSSVTAVIWRDDRTTSPSSSHDIDERNWSDVNFCKKFKLWHALSKTLAEKTAWALAMDRGLNMVSVNGGLLMSPDLTITNPHLKGAAEMYQDGLLVTVDLEFIVDAHISVFEDASSYGRYVCFDRVINCYKDAVELARMLLPPSQTSFLKTQIQSQSQTPSFEETETMVVYQQKISNEKLNKLMVNFDTALQLSR encoded by the exons aTGGCTTCTGCAGCAGATGCTATTTGTAgttttgatgatgatggtgCTGATGAAATTAGTCCATGTTCAAGGACGACCACAGTCTGCGTCATGGATGCGTCCGGCCGCCTGGGCTCCTCTCTCGTCCACCGCCTCTTGCACAGAGGCTATGCAGTCCATGCTGCACTCCAAACCCATCACA GGTGTTTTGATGACGAATTggtaaagaagaagaaagtgagcGTTTTCCGTTCAGACCCCTTTGACTACCACAGCATTATGGACGCTTTGAAAGGATGCTCTGCCCTTTTCTACTCTTTCGAGCCTCCTTCGGACCACCCGACTTATGAT GAATTTATGGCAGAGGCAGAGGTCAGAGCAGCTCATAACGTACTGGAAGCTTGTGCCCAAACTGATACCATACACAAAGTAGTCTTTACATCCTCTGTAACAGCTGTGATTTGGAGGGACGACCGTACAACTTCGCCATCCTCCTCCCATGACATTGATGAGAGAAACTGGAGCGATgtcaatttttgtaaaaaattcaag CTGTGGCATGCCCTCTCGAAGACCTTAGCCGAGAAGACAGCATGGGCTCTAGCAATGGACCGAGGACTGAACATGGTGTCAGTAAATGGCGGGCTGTTGATGAGCCCCGATCTCACCATCACTAATCCGCATCTAAAAGGCGCGGCTGAGATGTACCAAGACGGGCTGTTGGTGACTGTTGATCTCGAGTTCATTGTTGACGCACACATCTCCGTCTTTGAAGACGCGTCATCCTACGGAAGATACGTATGCTTCGACAGAGTCATCAATTGCTACAAAGATGCCGTTGAGCTCGCCCGCATGCTCTTGCCGCCTTCTCAAACTTCATTTCTCAAAACGCAAATCCAATCCCAATCCCAAACCCCAAG TTTCGAGGAGACGGAGACAATGGTGGTGTACCAACAGAAGATAAGCAACGAGAAACTCAACAAACTCATGGTCAACTTTGACACCGCCCTTCAACTGAGCCGTTAA
- the LOC137734591 gene encoding uncharacterized protein has product MHVSIFSFLFFLLSCIRFAVFIILPFTSYYQVTSHISSISNIFVHDGAIGSLPKCDAKVRLISDSPSAVLSLSRILWGTSTRAVSHDSCPLTVYVATSISSGIGDVIDLGSKGINGFIAADIERSSLVLCGKAFSDLNVTKEALAALSGPVIFARGGLPLCARLLVSGDSVILIFAAKGTFKSCRHLLVPKEAGVILSSEGVAPLFQTGGQNLFKFPSVVVLASSDSTGVIPSVSKLSPGQAAYHFLAGYQNGQFMPAYNKGPSSIHPMELAKAFLSKLQDDKISSYLLNVNGEEKNVNGKDLANLVQSTLSENIPPFEAKSGDLEDKYKSFLLSEFQEVPEELSF; this is encoded by the exons ATGCACGTTTCAATCTTctcctttctcttttttctgTTGTCTTGCATTCGTTTCGCCGTGTTTATTATACTACCTTTTACTTCATATTATCAGGTCACAAGTCATATATCATCCATCTCCAACATTTTTGTTCATGACGGTGCTATCGGTTCATTACCAAAATGTGATGCAAAAGTTCGTTTAATAAGTGATAGTCCGTCTGCTGTGCTCTCACTATCCCGTATTCTCTGGGGGACTTCCACCCGTGCAGTTTCTCACGATTCATGTCCCTTGACAGTTTATGTGGCTACTTCTATAAG TTCAGGAATTGGGGATGTTATTGACCTTGGATCTAAAggaattaatggatttatagcTGCTGATATTGAGCGTTCATCACTTGTTTTATGTGGTAAAGCCTTCTCAGATTTAAATGTAACTAAAGAAGCACTAGCGGCCTTGTCTGGACCTGTTATATTTGCACGGGGAGGCCTTCCACTATGTGCAAG GCTTCTAGTGTCTGGTGATTCTGTGATTCTTATATTTGCAGCCAAAGGTACCTTTAAGAGCTGCAGACATCTGTTGGTGCCTAAGGAGGCAGGTGTAATTCTTTCTTCTGAAGGTGTTGCACCATTGTTTCAAACTGGTGGCCAAAATCTGTTCAAGTTCCCATCTGTTGTAGTCCTTGCATCTTCTGACAG TACTGGCGTTATCCCTTCTGTTTCAAAGCTCTCCCCTGGCCAGGCAGCTTATCACTTCTTAGCTGGTTATCAGAATGGGCAGTTCATGCCCGCATACAACAAGGGCCCCTCGTCTATTCACCCAATGGAACTAGCTAAGGCATTTCTGTCCAAG TTGCAAGATGACAAGATCTCATCTTACTTATTGAATGTCAATGGAGAAGAAAAGAATGTAAATG GCAAAGATTTGGCTAATCTGGTGCAATCAACTTTGTCCGAGAACATCCCACCATTTGAAGCTAAAA GTGGGGATCTTGAAGACAAGTACAAGAGCTTCCTGTTGAGCGAATTTCAAGAAGTGCCAGAAGAATTATCGTTTTGA